In a genomic window of Anoplopoma fimbria isolate UVic2021 breed Golden Eagle Sablefish chromosome 6, Afim_UVic_2022, whole genome shotgun sequence:
- the plek gene encoding pleckstrin: MEPQEIREGYLVKKGTVLNSWKAVWVVLSEDGVEFYKKKTDRSPKGMIPLKGAMLSSPCQDFGKRMLVFKITTDRKQDHFFQASHVEEREFWVKDIKRAITCLEGGKKFARKSTRRSIRLPDKVNLTELYTLMKDQDDGVKELKLEQENRVFNHCFTGAIVVEWLISKEKARNRHEALMLATGLLNEGFLQPAGDLSKERAESGEQTAFLDETVALYYFADSGFFCEGYSSDEDVLLKEEFRGNVIKQGCLLKQGHKRKNWKVRKFVLRDDPAYMHYYDPTKGDDPLGSIHLRGSVVTAVEFVPDAKKYDIEDNLFEIITSDETHYFLQGATAEERKEWIKAIQAASKGGK; encoded by the exons ATGGAGCCACAAGAGATCAGAGAGGGATACTTGGTGAAAAAG GGTACAGTGCTAAACTCCTGGAAGGCAGTGTGGGTGGTGCTGTCAGAAGATGGGGTGGAGttctacaaaaagaaaacagaccgTTCTCCGAAAGGAATGATCCCTCTAAAGGGAGCCATGCTCAGCAGTCCTTGCCAGGATTTTGGCAAGAGAATG CTGGTTTTCAAGATTACCACGGACAGGAAGCAGGATCACTTCTTCCAAGCCTCAcatgtggaggagagagagttctgGGTCAAGGACATCAAGAGAGCGATTACCTGCctagaggggggaaaaaagtttgCCAGAAAGTCCACAAGACGCTCCATTCGCCTGCCTGACAAAGTCAACCTGAC AGAACTGTACACACTGATGAAAGACCAAGACGATGGAGTAAAAGAGTTAAAGCTAGAGCAGGAGAACCGAGTCTTCAACCACTGCTTCACCG gtgCAATAGTGGTAGAGTGGCTGATTTCGAAGGAGAAAGCGAGAAATAGACATGAGGCCCTCATGCTAGCCACAGGGCTCCTGAATGAGGGTTTTCTCCAGCCTGCTGGTGACCTGTCaaaggagagagcagagagtgGAGAGCAAACAGCCTTCTTAGATGAGACAGTTGCTCTTTATTACTTT GCAGACAGTGGGTTCTTCTGCGAAGGCTACTCCAGTGATGAAGATGTGCTTCTGAAGGAAGAATTCAGAGGAAACGTCATAAAACAGGGCTGTTTACTGAAACAG GGACATAAGAGAAAAAACTGGAAGGTGCGGAAATTCGTACTGAGAGACGACCCTGCTTATATGCATTATTATGACCCTACAAAG GGTGATGATCCCCTGGGCTCGATCCATCTCCGTGGGTCTGTAGTTACAGCTGTGGAGTTTGTGCCTGATG CCAAAAAGTATGACATCGAGGACAACCTCTTTGAGATCATCACCTCAGATGAGACTCACTACTTCCTCCAAGGTGCTACGGcggaagaaagaaaggagtgGATCAAAGCAATACAGGCAGCTTCAAAAGGCGGAAAATAA